The DNA sequence GCGGTCCCGGCGTGCCCGGGGGTGGTCCCGGCGTGCCCGGGGGTGGGCGCGGTGTATCGCGGGGTGGCGGTGGTCTCCGCCGCGCCCGGGGCGGGGGTCGAGGTGATCTCGATGCGGTCGCCGACCCGGGCCCGGCGGTAGAACCACTCCGCGTCCCTGACGCTCATCCCCGCCCAGCCCGCCTTCGCGGGGAACGCGGCGAGCGCCTTGACGTCGAAGGCCAGGGCGCCCACGTAGACCGGTTCCCGGTCGGGGGTGCGCAGTTCGACCAGGTACGGGACCTTGACGTCGGCGCCGCTCGCTTCGGCTCCCTCCAGCGGCAGCGATTCGAGTGGGGCCTTGGCGACGACCGTCATCCGGCTGCCGTCCGGGAACCGGGCGAAGGAGTGCGAGTCGACGCGCATGACGCGGTCGCCGACCGTGAGGGTGTGGCGGCCGAGGTCCAGCACGCCGGCCGGGGCGGGGGCCGGTGATGTGGGGGTCGGCGTCGGGGTCGGGGTCGGGGTGGCCGACGCGGCGCCCGGGATCTGGTGGTGCCCGGCCGGGTCCCCGGTGTGCAGCGTGAAGGCGACCGCGGTCAGGGCGCAGGCCGCGGTGGCCGCCGTGCCGAGCACGGCGGTGACCCTGCGGCGGCGGGAGCGGCGGCGCGCCCGGTCGCGGATCCCCGCGGCGTCCACGCGCGGCGGGGTCTCGTGCCGTGCCGCCATCTCGCGCAGGGCAGCGGCGAGTTCATCCGACACGGCCGCCCTCCCTCCAGGCCGGCTGCTCGGCCTCGTCCACCGCCAGGTGCCTGGCCAGTGCCGCCCGTCCGCGGGACAGTCTGGCCTTGACCGTCCCCACGGGTGCGCCGGTCTCGGAGGCTACCTGTTCGACGCTGAGGTCGCACAGATGGTGCAGGACGATCGCCATGCGCTGTGCCTCGGGCAGTTGGCGCAGCGCGGTGACCAGTGCGGTGCGTTCCGGTCCGGGGCCGGGGGTCGACTCCGGTGGCGGGGTGTGCCGTACCAGTTCCAGCCAGCGTCTGGCGCGTCGCCAGCGGCTCACCGCGAGGCGCATGGCGACGGTGCGGATCCATGCCTCGGGTGCCTCGTCGGCCAGCAGTTTCCGACGCCGGTCCCAGGCCCGTACGAACGCCTCCTGGACCACGTCCTGGGCCTCGCCGAGGTCCCCGGTGAAGGCGTACAACTGCCCGGTCAGACGGGGGAAAGCGGCCGCGTAGAAAGCGTCGAACTCGTCCTCGGTCATGCCCTCCACCGGAGTCTCGGATTTTCCCCTGCAACCCGGCCGTCACCGCCATGCGTACAGGTTTCGCAGGTCGCGCACATCGAAGCACATCCCTGGAGGAAGACGATGAACACGGGTGCCGGGATCCATCGACCCGTCGTGCGGGTGGGCGCGCAGCGCAGAGGCCCGGGGGCCACGGAGGTGACGTACGCGC is a window from the Streptomyces capillispiralis genome containing:
- a CDS encoding SigE family RNA polymerase sigma factor, which encodes MTEDEFDAFYAAAFPRLTGQLYAFTGDLGEAQDVVQEAFVRAWDRRRKLLADEAPEAWIRTVAMRLAVSRWRRARRWLELVRHTPPPESTPGPGPERTALVTALRQLPEAQRMAIVLHHLCDLSVEQVASETGAPVGTVKARLSRGRAALARHLAVDEAEQPAWREGGRVG